A window from Pongo abelii isolate AG06213 chromosome 6, NHGRI_mPonAbe1-v2.0_pri, whole genome shotgun sequence encodes these proteins:
- the ATG9B gene encoding autophagy-related protein 9B — MTALGVTATVARSFIPEEQCQGRAPQLLLQTALAHMHYLPEEPGPGGRDRAYRQMAQLLQYRAVSLLEELLSPLLTPLFLLFWFRPRALEIIDFFHHFTVDVAGVGDICSFSLMDVKRHGHPQWLSAGQTEASLSQRAEDGKTELSLMRFSLAHPLWRPPGHSSKFLGHLWGRVQQDAAAWGATSARGPSTPGVLSNCTSPLPEAFLANLFVHPLLPPRDLSPTAPCPAAATASLLASISRIAQDPSSVSPGGTGGQKLAQLPELASAEMSLHVIYLHQLHQQQQQEPWGEAAASILSRPCSSPSQPPSPDEEKPSWSSDGSSPASSPRQQWGTQRARNLFPGGFQVTTDTQKEPDRASCTD, encoded by the exons ATGACCGCGCTCGGGGTCACCGCCACCGTGGCCAG GTCTTTCATTCCGGAAGAGCAGTGCCAGGGTCGTGCGCCGCAGCTCCTGCTGCAGACAGCCCTGGCCCACATGCACTACCTCCCGGAGGAGCCCGGCCCTGGCGGCAGGGACCGCGCCTACCGGCAGATGGCGCAGCTGCTGCAGTACCGAGCG GTCTCCCTCCTGGAGGAGCTCCTGTCCCCGCTCCTCACCCCGCTGTTTCTGCTTTTCTGGTTCCGCCCTCGTGCCCTGGAGATTATCGACTTTTTTCATCATTTCACTGTGGATGTGGCTGGGGTTGGGGACATCTGTTCCTTTTCTCTTATGGATGTGAAGCGCCACGGCCACCCTCAG TGGCTCTCGGCGGGACAGACTGAGGCCTCGCTGTCTCAGCGCGCGGAGGACGGCAAGACTGAGCTTTCTTTGATGCGATTCTCCCTGGCGCATCCGCTCTGGCGCCCCCCAGGGCACAGCTCTAAGTTTCTTGGGCACCTCTGGGGCCGAGTACAACAAGATGCAGCTGCCTGGGGCGCCACCTCGGCTCGTGGCCCCTCCACCCCAGGGGTGCTCAGCAACTGCACCTCGCCCCTG CCTGAGGCCTTCCTGGCCAACCTCTTCGTGCACCCTCTCCTGCCCCCGAGAGATCTGAGCCCGACAGCGCCCTGTCCAGCAGCGGCCACGGCCAGCCTCCTTGCCTCCATTTCCCGAATTGCCCAGGACCCCAG ctctgtgtccccaggagGCACTGGGGGCCAGAAGCTGGCCCAGCTCCCAGAACTTGCTTCTGCCGAGATGAGTCTCCATGTCATTTACCTGCACCAG cttcaccagcagcagcagcaggagccgTGGGGTGAGGCTGCAGCCTCCATCCTGTCCAGGCCCTGCTCCAGCCCCTCACAGCCACCCTCGCCTGATGAGGAGAAGCCATCCTGGTCAAGTGACG GCTCCAGTCCTGCCTCTAGCCCCAGACAACAGTGGGGAACCCAGAGGGCCCGGAATCTGTTCCCTGGAGGGTTTCAGGTGACCACAGACACCCAGAAGGAGCCTGACCGGGCCTCTTGCACTGACTGA